A region of Diadema setosum chromosome 15, eeDiaSeto1, whole genome shotgun sequence DNA encodes the following proteins:
- the LOC140238977 gene encoding vesicle-associated membrane protein 3-like has product MAAPPQPPQPQSNKRLQQTQAQVDEVVDIMRVNVDKVLERDQKLSDLDDRADALQQGASQFETNAGKLKRKYWWKNCKMMIILAIIIIVILIIIIVAVVTNVKK; this is encoded by the exons GGCTGCACCACCACAACCACCCCAGCCACAGAGCAACAAGAGGTTACAACAAACCCAGGCACAAGTGGACGAG GTGGTAGATATTATGAGAGTGAATGTGGACAAGGTCCTTGAGAGAGATCAGAAGCTATCAGACCTGGATGACCGTGCCG ATGCTCTGCAACAGGGAGCATCACAGTTTGAGACAAATGCTGGCAAACTGAAGCGGAAGTACTGGTGGAAAAACTGCAAGATGATGATCATTCTtgcaatcatcatcatcgtcattttAATAATCATTATCG TTGCCGTTGTGACAAATGTCAAGAAGTGA